The following are encoded together in the Tepidiforma bonchosmolovskayae genome:
- a CDS encoding cation-translocating P-type ATPase: MAEQPPVPAWHTLPADEIAAVLGTGPHGLASREAAERLTRSGPNVIDPVPPPPWYATLLHQFTSPVIYILLVAALVTLALEEWIDAGVIAAVLALNATIGFTQERRAERSVRALMGLVAPRARVIRDGHERDIDSRDLVPGDLVLLESGMRVPADIRLIAVNGLVVDQALLTGESEGVAKSADPSPDPATPIAERSCMAYSGTVVVRGRGRGYVVATGMQTELGAIAGSMRAQELPATPLQERMERFARAIGILVAAGALASFVLGVIVGESPSQMFLVAVALAVAVVPEGLPVAFTIALALGVRRMARRNAIIRKLPAVETLGSTTVIGSDKTGTLTENRMTVREAWTAAGTRPVPPPGSGPAPDISELERLLFVTGVMTNEADAFLTDDGYETSGDPTEAALLLAAIAVGLEPADLRAAPVLADIPFESERQYSASCRTWEGRTAWFVKGAPERIAERSTRMLTADGEAPVDRAAILAAAHDLASRGYRVLAMAWRPLEGPPDLDDHPRDLVFLGLQAMMDPPRPGVREAIRGCQQAGMRVIMITGDHAITASAIAAELSIAPPGAPVLPGPEIDSLDDEALRARLREIAVIARAAPEHKLRTVRALRADGHVVAVTGDGVNDAPALRAADIGIAMGRSGTDVAREAADMVLADDNFVTIYAAVEEGRVTFENVRKVTFFLVSTGAALLIAILASVALQWPVPMVAAQFLWLNLVTNGLQDVALAFEPGEKDVLRYPPRRRSEGIISPLLWERTVVAGIVMCIGTLALFRWELDQGASLEAARTVALTTMVLFQNFHLGNVRVERQSAFARSPLGNPFLFYAAAAALGLHIASLYLPPTQYVLRVEPLPLEAWLRMIPVAASVIVVVELHKLLVRLRGGTPLYRVVVRRP, encoded by the coding sequence GTGGCTGAGCAGCCGCCCGTTCCGGCCTGGCACACCCTCCCCGCCGACGAGATCGCTGCCGTGCTGGGTACCGGCCCGCACGGCCTGGCCAGCCGGGAGGCCGCCGAACGCCTCACCCGCTCCGGCCCCAATGTGATCGACCCCGTCCCGCCGCCGCCCTGGTACGCCACCCTCCTCCATCAGTTCACCTCCCCGGTCATCTACATCCTCCTCGTCGCCGCGCTGGTCACACTCGCCCTCGAGGAATGGATCGATGCGGGCGTCATCGCGGCCGTCCTCGCCCTCAACGCCACCATCGGCTTCACTCAGGAGCGCCGCGCCGAGCGCTCCGTCCGCGCCCTCATGGGCCTCGTCGCCCCCCGCGCCCGCGTCATCCGCGACGGCCACGAACGCGACATCGACAGCCGCGACCTCGTCCCCGGCGACCTCGTCCTGCTCGAATCCGGCATGCGCGTCCCCGCCGATATCCGCCTCATCGCCGTCAACGGCCTCGTCGTCGACCAGGCCCTCCTCACCGGCGAGTCCGAAGGGGTCGCGAAATCCGCCGACCCCAGCCCCGACCCCGCGACCCCGATCGCCGAGCGCTCCTGCATGGCCTACTCCGGCACCGTCGTCGTCCGCGGCCGCGGCCGCGGGTACGTCGTCGCCACCGGCATGCAGACCGAACTCGGCGCCATCGCCGGCAGCATGCGTGCCCAGGAGCTCCCTGCGACTCCCCTCCAGGAGCGGATGGAGCGCTTCGCCCGCGCAATCGGAATTCTCGTTGCGGCCGGGGCCCTCGCCTCCTTTGTCCTCGGTGTCATCGTCGGCGAATCCCCCTCCCAGATGTTCCTCGTCGCGGTGGCGCTCGCGGTTGCCGTCGTCCCGGAGGGCCTCCCTGTCGCGTTCACCATCGCCCTCGCCCTCGGCGTCCGCCGCATGGCCCGCCGCAACGCCATCATCCGCAAGCTCCCCGCCGTCGAAACCCTTGGCAGCACCACCGTCATCGGCTCCGACAAAACCGGCACCCTCACCGAAAACCGCATGACCGTCCGCGAAGCCTGGACGGCGGCCGGCACCCGCCCCGTGCCGCCGCCCGGCTCCGGCCCGGCGCCGGACATCTCCGAACTGGAGCGCCTCCTCTTCGTCACCGGCGTCATGACCAACGAGGCTGACGCCTTCCTCACCGATGATGGCTACGAAACCAGCGGCGACCCCACCGAGGCCGCCCTCCTCCTCGCTGCCATCGCTGTCGGCCTCGAACCTGCCGACCTCCGCGCCGCCCCTGTCCTCGCCGATATCCCGTTCGAATCAGAGCGTCAGTACTCCGCCAGCTGCCGCACCTGGGAGGGCCGCACGGCCTGGTTCGTCAAGGGCGCCCCGGAGCGCATCGCCGAGCGCTCCACCCGCATGCTCACCGCTGACGGCGAAGCGCCGGTGGACCGCGCCGCCATCCTCGCGGCCGCCCACGACCTCGCCAGCCGCGGCTACCGCGTCCTCGCCATGGCCTGGCGCCCCCTCGAGGGCCCGCCCGACCTCGACGATCACCCCCGCGACCTCGTCTTCCTCGGCCTCCAGGCGATGATGGACCCGCCGCGTCCCGGCGTCCGCGAGGCGATCCGCGGCTGCCAGCAGGCCGGCATGCGCGTCATCATGATTACCGGCGACCATGCCATCACCGCCAGCGCCATCGCTGCCGAGCTCAGCATCGCCCCTCCGGGCGCCCCCGTCCTGCCTGGCCCGGAAATCGACTCCCTCGATGACGAAGCCCTCCGCGCCCGCCTGCGCGAGATTGCCGTCATCGCACGCGCCGCGCCCGAACATAAGCTCCGCACCGTCCGTGCCCTCCGCGCCGACGGCCACGTTGTCGCTGTCACCGGGGACGGTGTCAACGACGCCCCCGCCCTTCGCGCCGCCGATATCGGCATCGCCATGGGCCGCTCCGGCACCGACGTCGCCCGCGAAGCCGCCGATATGGTCCTCGCCGACGACAACTTCGTCACGATCTACGCCGCCGTCGAAGAAGGCCGCGTTACCTTCGAAAACGTCCGCAAGGTCACCTTTTTCCTGGTCTCCACCGGCGCCGCCCTCCTCATCGCCATTCTCGCCTCCGTCGCACTCCAGTGGCCCGTGCCAATGGTCGCTGCCCAGTTCCTCTGGCTGAACCTGGTCACCAACGGCCTCCAGGATGTCGCCCTCGCCTTCGAACCCGGCGAAAAGGATGTCCTCCGCTACCCACCGCGCCGGCGCTCCGAAGGCATCATCTCGCCCCTCCTCTGGGAGCGCACGGTCGTCGCCGGCATCGTCATGTGCATCGGCACCCTCGCCCTTTTCCGCTGGGAACTCGACCAGGGCGCCAGCCTGGAAGCCGCCCGCACCGTCGCCCTCACCACCATGGTCCTCTTCCAGAACTTCCACCTCGGCAACGTCCGCGTCGAGCGCCAGTCCGCCTTCGCCCGCAGCCCCCTCGGAAACCCGTTCCTCTTCTACGCCGCAGCGGCTGCCCTGGGGCTCCACATTGCCTCGCTCTACCTCCCGCCCACCCAGTACGTCCTGCGCGTCGAGCCGCTCCCCCTCGAAGCCTGGCTCCGGATGATCCCGGTGGCAGCCTCCGTCATCGTCGTCGTCGA